A window of bacterium genomic DNA:
CTTGTGCTCGGCCGCCAGGCTCGCGACGAACCCGCCGCGCAGGTCCCCGTCGGGCAGTGTTTCCGCGAACTCGAGGTCGCGCCGCGCCTGGCGATCGCGCGACAGGAGGTTGCTCCAGAAGTACATCTCAGCGCCGAAGGCCAGCGCCGCGCGCCAACCGCCGTCGGCATAGAGTTGTCCCCAGCCGGGAAACAGCGGCGTCATGAGCACGGCGCCCGTCGCATTGACGCCCGTGGCCCAGAGGTTCGGGGCGGCCGGGTCGGCGTTGACGGCCCCTCGGCGGGCTTGTCGCTGCTCCCGCCAATGACCGCATCACTGGTCTCGTCGCTGACCGCGCCGCCGATGGTCACCGCAGGCGCCACCGTCGCCGCCGAATCGGGCATCACCGCCGGCAGCGAAGGCGTCGCCGGGGCGTCCGCCACGGTCGCAGCGGCAGGCCCTGCCGCCACGAGCGCGACGAGTACGACCGCCAGCGGCAGGAACCGCCCCCGGACACGGGCCGAGGTCGCCGGCCATTGCCGTGCACGCTCGTCCAGGGCCACCGGTTCAGCGGTCATCGGGAGTGCCTTTCCAAGCGGGAAGCGGCAAGCGGGAACAGGGGTGGACGCCGCCGGGGCGCCGCGCCGGGCCCGAAGCCCAGGCAACCCCGGCCGGCCGCTCCGGGTTCCGGCCGCGACCGCCCGGCGGGGACGCCGGGCGGGCAGAGTGGCGGGAATGTGTGGGAATCGAACCCACCTCGGACGGTAAACGCGCCCGACTGAAGGATTTGAAGTCCCCGGGGCCCACCAGGACCCATTCATTCCCGCCTGATCTGCAGGTGGGAACCCGCGGGGCCAGCTGGCCCCGCGACGGGGTCAAGCATACGCCACGAGTTCCACTTCGACCAGCACATCCTTGGGCAGCCGCGAGACTTCGACCACGCTGCGCGCCGGCGGCTCGCCGGGGAAGAACGTCGCATAGACCTCGTTGATGGCCCCGAACTGCCCCATGTCGCGGATGAACACCGTGGCCTTGACCACGTCGTTCATCGTCAGCCCGGCCGCCTCGACGATGCCCTTGGCGTTGAGCAGCGCCTGCCGCGCCTGCTCGGCCGCCGTGGCCCCCACCACTTCCATGGTCTTCGGGTCGAGCGGGATCTGCCCCGCCGTGAACAGGAATCCCCCCGCGCGCACGCCCTGGTTGTAGGGCCCGATGGCGCCCGGCGCCTTGTCCGTCCTGATGATCTGCCGGCTCATGCTCCGCCTCCGTCTTCAGGTTCGCAGTCCACACACCCCGCGATTGTCGCACCGGTCCGCACCCGCGACAAGCCCTCACCCGGCAAGTCCGCGAAGCCGCTACGGCGATGCAGGCGCGAGCAATCTCGGCAATGCGTCTTCGGCGATGCAGGCGCGAGGGACGGCTCGCGCGAGGGGCTCGCGTAGGCGCCTGGAGCCATGGATGGCGGAAGGCGCCGGAACGCGAGCAGGGCGGCGACACGATGTCGCCGCCCCGCGGCCCCTCGCGAAGCATCCCTCGCGCCTACTCCACCGTAACGGCTTTAGCCAGATTCCGCGGCTGATCCACGTCTTCGCCCCGGATCGCGGCGATGTGGTACGCCAGCAACTGCAGCGGCACCACCGACAGCAGCGGCATCCAGAAGTTCATCGTGTCGGGGATCGTGATCACGTGGTCGCTCAACGCGGCGATCTCGGTGTCGCCCTCGGTCACCACGCTGATGATCTTGCCGTGCCGCGCACGCACTTCCTGCACGTTGCCGACGATCTTGTCGTAGCTGCCGTCCTTCGTCGCGATGACGACCACCGGCATGTTCAGGTCGATCAGCGCGATGGGCCCGTGCTTCATCTCCGCCGCCGGATAGCCCTCGGCGTGGATGTAGCTGATCTCCTTCAGCTTCAACGCACCCTCGAGCGCGATCGGGAAGTTCACGCCGCGGCCCAGGTACAGGCAATTGTGATGGTTCGCGTACACCTGCGCGATCTTCTTGATCGACTCCGACTGGTCCAGCACGCGCTGCACCAGCTCGGGAATGCGGTCCAGTTCCTTCAGCATCTGCGTGCCGCGGTCGGCGCTCAGGTGGCCGCGCCGTCCCAGCAGGATCGTGATCAGGCCCAAGATCGTGACCTGGCTGGTGAACGCCTTCGTGGAGGCGACGCCGATCTCCGGCCCGGCGTGGATGTACACGCCGCACTCGCTCTCGCGCGCGATGGTCGAACCCACGACGTTCGTGATGCCGAGGATCTTCGCGCCGCGACGCCGCGCCTCACGCATGGCCTCGAGGGTATCGATGGTCTCGCCGCTCTGGCTGATCACCAGGCACAGCGTGCCCGGCTCGATGATCGGCGAGCGGTAGCGGAACTCGCTCGCGTACTCCACCTCGACGGGGATGTGGGCGTACTCCTCGAGCAGGTACTCGCCGACGAGCCCGGCGTGCCACGACGTGCCGCAGGCCAGGATGATGATGCGGCGGATGTTGCGCAGCTCCCAGTCCGTCAACTGGATGCCGCCCAGCTTGACGTCGCCGGTGTCGACCAGCGTGCGGCCGCGGAAGGCATCGCGGATCGTGGTGGGCTGCTCGAAGATCTCCTTCAGCATGAAGTGCTCGTAGCCGCCCTTCTGGATCTGCCCCAGGTCCCAGGTGATCTCCTGGATCTCCTTGGTGATCTCCTCGTTGCTGATGGTCATCACCTGGACGCCGTCCGGGCGCAGGGTCACCATCTCGCCGTCGTCCAGGTAGATGACCTGGCGCGTGTGGCCCATCACCGCGGCCACGTCCGAGGCCAGGAAGTTCACGCCGTCGCCCACGCCGACCACCAGCGGGCTGCCGCGCCGCGCGCCGACCACCAGGTTCGGCTCGTCGGAGTGCGTCACCGCGATGCCGAAAGCGCCGTCGACCACGGCCAGTGCCTTCTGCACGGCGGTGACGAGGTTGCCGTCGTAGAGATCGTCGATCAGGTGCACCAGCACCTCGGTATCGGTCTCGCTGGAGAACTTGTGGCCCTTCTTGCCCAACTGCACCTTCAGCGCGGCGTAGTTCTCGATGATGCCGTTGTGGACCAGCGCGATCTTGCCGGCGACATGCGGGTGCGCGTTGTCCCGGTTGGGAACGCCGTGCGTGGCCCAGCGCGTGTGCGCGATGCCGCAGGTTCCCTTCAGTTCATCCCAGTCGAGGCTCGCCTCGAGGTTCTTGATCTTGCCCTTCTCCTTGACCACGTACTGGCCATCGGGCCTCTGGATGGCGATGCCCGCGCTGTCATAGCCGCGGTATTCCAAGCGCTTGAGGCCCTCGATGAGGATCGCGGCGGCTTCCTGCGTCCCTGTGACTCCGACGATTCCGCACATGGGCTGAGTCTCCTTGGGCGACGGCCCCCGCAGGGACCGGATCGCGCGTATCAGGCTTGTTTCACGCGGTTTATAAGTTCGACCGCGGCGCTCTCGTCTTTAGCTTCGGCTATGATCCGCACTGCCGGCTCGGTATTCGACGATCGCACGTGCACCCAGGCATCGGCCCCGGTCCATTTGACCCCGTCGCGCCGGTCGATCTCGCCCGGCCCCAGCTTTTCCAGCCGGTGCACGAGAGCGTCGCCGGACGGGAAATCCGGGTCCTCCACCTTCGTCTTGACCATGGCCACCGGCGGCAGTTCGGCCGCCAGCTGCGCCAGGCTCGCCTTCCGGTCAGCCAGGTGCTGCAGAAGCATGGCGATGCCTACCAGGGAGTCGCGCCCGGCGTGGACCGCGGGGTAGATGACGCCCCCGTTGCCCTCGCCCCCCAGGACACAGCCTTTTCCGAGGATGGTCTCGACCACGTTCGCTTCACCCACCGGGGTCCGCCACACGCGGCGCCCGTGCCGGGCCGCCACCTTCTCGATCAGGCCGGTCGTCGACAGGTTCACCGCCAGGTCGCCCGGCGAGCCGGCCGGCGTGCGCCCGAGCAGGAAATCGGCCGCCAGGACCAGCGTCATCTCCTCGCTCAGGGCCGTCCCGGCGCCATCCACGAGGGCCAGGCGGTCGGCGTCCGGGTCCACGGCCACGCCGAGGTCGGCGCCCTGCCGGCGCACCTCGTCGCAAAGGTCCTTCAGGTGGGCCGGCGTCGGCTCCGGGTCATGGGGGAAGTTGCCCGTCAGGCCGCAGTAGAGCGGCGTACAGCGCACGCCGAGCCTCTCGAGCAGCCGCGGCACGATGGAGCCGCCGGCGCCCTCGACCGCGTCGACCACGACGTGCAGCCCGCGCGCCCGGATGGCCGCCACGTCCAGCCAGGGCACGGCGCACACCGCGTCCAGGTGCAGGTCGTCGGCGCCCGCCTGCAGCGTCACGTGGCCGAGTCGGTCCCAGCCCACGTGGCCGTCGCCGGCCTCGAGCCGCTTCGTCACTTCGGCATTGTCGGCGGCGCTGAGGAACAGGCCGTCGCCGCGCAGGAACTCAGCGCATTCCACTGCTGCGGGTTGTGGCTGGCGGTGATGATGATGCCGCCCACGGCCGGGCCGTGCTGCACCGCGACTTCGGTCGTCGGCGTGGTGGCGATGCCGATGTCCACGACATCGTGGCCGGTCGAGTTCAGCGCGGCGGTCACCGCCGACAGCACCATCGGCCCGCTCGGGCGCGTGTCGCGCCCCACGACCACCGGGCCCGGCGGCAGCCAGGCGCCGAACGCGCTGGCCCAGCGCGCCACACCGACGGCATCGAGCCCGTCACCGATCACACCACGGATACCGGAAATGCTGACGCGCAAAGGCATGCAAAGTCCCCCTGGAACGTTTCGAGTCAGGACACCGATATGTCAGCGGACTGTAACGCCGCGGCAATCCCCACAACACACAAAAAAACCCGTGCCACCGCCAATGGCGGCACGGGCTGTAATCTCGCGGCGGGGACGGTCTGGAGCTGGTGCGCGGAATTGAACCGCGGACCTGCTCATTACGAGTGAGCTGCTCTACCAGCTGAGCTACACCAGCTCCAAAAAGACCGGGTGGTGCCTGGGGGCGGAGTCGAACCACCGACACCATGATTTTCAGTCATGTGCTCTACCAACTGAGCTACCCAGGCACCCGATGCCGCCGCCGGCGGCGAACGGGCAATAAAACACGGCCGGCAAACCGTTGTCAAGGCAGGAGGATGTGGTTTTTTCCCGCCGGCGCCGCCTAGGCGCTGCGCCGCGCCGTGAGCTGGTGGATCGTCGAGACGATCTCCTCCATTTCGAACGGCTTGTACATGCAGGCATCGGCCCGCGACCAGGTGGCGATGAACTTCTCGCGGTCGCGCGTGTCCACCTTGCGGGCGGTCAGGAGCATGATCGGGAAGGGCGCCGACTGCGGGTCGTTGTCCATCCACTCCTTCAGCATGCGGCTGACTTCGTAGCCGTTGCAGCCCGGAAGCATCACGTCGAGGATCATGAAATCGGGCGGCACGCGCTTGGCCTTCTCCAGGCCCTCGAGCCCGTCGGCGGCCGTGGCCACGTCGAAACCGCGCCTGGCCAGGCTGAATTCCAGCGTTTCCAGGATGTCCGGTTCGTCGTCCACCACGAGGACTTTCAGCGCTCGGTCCATGGTCCTGCCCTTTTCGTTTGCCGGGTTCCCCGCCGGCCGTCTACAGATTCCGCGAATTGCTATCGACCACATCCGCCCCGGGTTGACCCCCGAATGTCGGTACCGGGACCACCGGGGGCCCGGGAGCAGCCGCAGCCAGCCGCTGCCAGCTGCCCGTCCTGAACGGCGCGGCCCGATCCCACCCGGCCGGATCCAGGACCGCAACCGCCAGCAGGCCGGGCGCCGGCTCGCAGGGCATGCCTGCGGTCCCCGGTGCCAGCCCCTGCAGCCGCGACTTCCAGCCCGCGACCACGGCCGGGGCGGCGGCGCCCTGGTCCCGTACGTCGAGCAGGGCGATGTGCCGGCCGGCAACCGGCGCTTGCGCTGCTGTGACTTCCCCGCTCCTGCGGGACAGGTCCGCCTGCAGGCGCGCCGCGGCCTGCAGCAGGCTGGCGCCCGAAGGATCGACCGGCAGCCGCACCCAGACGGTGGTGCCGGCGCCGGGAGCCGTCGCCAGGCTGACCTTGCCACCGTGCGCCTCGGCCAGGCGCCGCACGATGTGCAGGCCCAGCCCGGCGCCGCCCACGCGGCCGATCAACTCGCACCGACCGCGCTCGAACGGTTCGAAGACGCGATCGACGACCTGCGGGTCGATGCCCGGCCCGTTGTCCTCGACCACGAGCGTGAACGTGCGCGCTTCCAGCCCGCAGGCACGCGCCAGTTCGGCTGCCGGCGGGTCGACGGGCGCCGGATGAGGGTCCAGCCACACACGCACTCGGCCTTCGGCCGGCACGTACTTGCGGGAGTTGCCGACCAGGTTG
This region includes:
- a CDS encoding phosphoglucosamine mutase, with amino-acid sequence MECAEFLRGDGLFLSAADNAEVTKRLEAGDGHVGWDRLGHVTLQAGADDLHLDAVCAVPWLDVAAIRARGLHVVVDAVEGAGGSIVPRLLERLGVRCTPLYCGLTGNFPHDPEPTPAHLKDLCDEVRRQGADLGVAVDPDADRLALVDGAGTALSEEMTLVLAADFLLGRTPAGSPGDLAVNLSTTGLIEKVAARHGRRVWRTPVGEANVVETILGKGCVLGGEGNGGVIYPAVHAGRDSLVGIAMLLQHLADRKASLAQLAAELPPVAMVKTKVEDPDFPSGDALVHRLEKLGPGEIDRRDGVKWTGADAWVHVRSSNTEPAVRIIAEAKDESAAVELINRVKQA
- the glmS gene encoding glutamine--fructose-6-phosphate transaminase (isomerizing) gives rise to the protein MCGIVGVTGTQEAAAILIEGLKRLEYRGYDSAGIAIQRPDGQYVVKEKGKIKNLEASLDWDELKGTCGIAHTRWATHGVPNRDNAHPHVAGKIALVHNGIIENYAALKVQLGKKGHKFSSETDTEVLVHLIDDLYDGNLVTAVQKALAVVDGAFGIAVTHSDEPNLVVGARRGSPLVVGVGDGVNFLASDVAAVMGHTRQVIYLDDGEMVTLRPDGVQVMTISNEEITKEIQEITWDLGQIQKGGYEHFMLKEIFEQPTTIRDAFRGRTLVDTGDVKLGGIQLTDWELRNIRRIIILACGTSWHAGLVGEYLLEEYAHIPVEVEYASEFRYRSPIIEPGTLCLVISQSGETIDTLEAMREARRRGAKILGITNVVGSTIARESECGVYIHAGPEIGVASTKAFTSQVTILGLITILLGRRGHLSADRGTQMLKELDRIPELVQRVLDQSESIKKIAQVYANHHNCLYLGRGVNFPIALEGALKLKEISYIHAEGYPAAEMKHGPIALIDLNMPVVVIATKDGSYDKIVGNVQEVRARHGKIISVVTEGDTEIAALSDHVITIPDTMNFWMPLLSVVPLQLLAYHIAAIRGEDVDQPRNLAKAVTVE
- a CDS encoding RidA family protein — translated: MSRQIIRTDKAPGAIGPYNQGVRAGGFLFTAGQIPLDPKTMEVVGATAAEQARQALLNAKGIVEAAGLTMNDVVKATVFIRDMGQFGAINEVYATFFPGEPPARSVVEVSRLPKDVLVEVELVAYA
- a CDS encoding HAMP domain-containing histidine kinase, whose translation is MPSGNRQIQPSEDPTSRVLAHVWRQAPVGLVLVADGAVAAWNPEARRLLEASVGGRPTAWRRWLESAAVRLQAMSGAATVLEGRQEHAPALELTAAGDDRREGMVVLVLREAADGTAGAAGRNLVETVSTLSHELRTPLASMKSSLSLVLGGDAGALNPDQSRFLELALRNVTRLDRLVGDLLDISRDDAGRLNADCRVTDLGPVLREALAMFEDGSGQAGPRLDTSGIPAHFQACVDGDKIVQIVANLVGNSRKYVPAEGRVRVWLDPHPAPVDPPAAELARACGLEARTFTLVVEDNGPGIDPQVVDRVFEPFERGRCELIGRVGGAGLGLHIVRRLAEAHGGKVSLATAPGAGTTVWVRLPVDPSGASLLQAAARLQADLSRRSGEVTAAQAPVAGRHIALLDVRDQGAAAPAVVAGWKSRLQGLAPGTAGMPCEPAPGLLAVAVLDPAGWDRAAPFRTGSWQRLAAAAPGPPVVPVPTFGGQPGADVVDSNSRNL
- a CDS encoding response regulator; this encodes MDRALKVLVVDDEPDILETLEFSLARRGFDVATAADGLEGLEKAKRVPPDFMILDVMLPGCNGYEVSRMLKEWMDNDPQSAPFPIMLLTARKVDTRDREKFIATWSRADACMYKPFEMEEIVSTIHQLTARRSA